One part of the Marinobacter sp. MDS2 genome encodes these proteins:
- a CDS encoding HAMP domain-containing sensor histidine kinase — protein MTDRQRKSSQPTLSRRLLLLGVLPAVLMFTVLVSYFTSVRLEDARANMAQSSQILADNLAPILEYAIVSGNNVALRQILDNALQHSDANWIRVLDVVDEEIGYTGKQGRPSDFTAPEFTIYEAEVFQEPLSLNADDGSAWFRSGWESGTSILRVGTVQVGVKAEVLELKLREIWWSSMLVGGGMLLLTVLLVNLYLGNLLRPMNKLSRRVGKLIEGNYHIEPVALKGSSKEIVNLQDQLNQLAEHLERLKTTRDEMLAASESERSSAEHASRVKSEFLTTMSYELNTPLKGVIGLLNHIENEPLTATQADKVNTARQSVQDLLTVISDMLDYAHLDSGTLAVDSKPFDLRQLLTNCIASYRYAAEQQELSLELICLGDWPETPIVIGDGPRVRQVLSGLLDNSLELTTNGFITVLATWVTVNAGHATLSCTVRDSSSSMGEAGNLHNPHTHSRYGGPGINLSLVQRLIELMGGHVHIELDLGQGNSFRFEIPFDLPVN, from the coding sequence ATGACTGACCGCCAACGAAAGTCATCCCAACCCACACTCTCTCGGCGGCTATTGCTGCTGGGCGTTCTGCCTGCAGTACTCATGTTTACGGTTCTTGTTTCTTATTTTACTTCGGTTCGGCTCGAGGACGCGCGCGCGAATATGGCGCAGAGTAGCCAGATTCTTGCCGATAACCTGGCGCCAATACTTGAATACGCCATTGTTTCAGGCAACAACGTGGCACTTAGGCAAATACTCGATAATGCGCTGCAGCATAGTGACGCTAACTGGATCAGGGTATTGGACGTGGTCGATGAAGAAATCGGCTACACCGGCAAACAGGGCAGGCCGTCTGATTTCACCGCTCCGGAATTCACGATTTACGAGGCAGAAGTGTTTCAGGAGCCGCTGTCACTTAACGCAGATGACGGCAGTGCATGGTTTAGATCCGGTTGGGAATCGGGCACAAGCATCCTCCGTGTGGGCACAGTCCAGGTTGGAGTCAAAGCAGAGGTACTGGAGCTAAAACTCCGGGAAATCTGGTGGTCGTCAATGCTGGTGGGTGGTGGAATGTTGTTGCTCACCGTCCTCTTGGTAAACCTGTATCTTGGCAATCTGCTCAGGCCAATGAACAAACTTAGCAGGCGCGTTGGTAAGCTAATAGAAGGTAACTATCATATTGAGCCGGTTGCTCTAAAAGGTTCTTCAAAGGAAATCGTTAATCTTCAGGACCAACTTAATCAGTTGGCTGAACATCTGGAGCGTTTAAAGACGACGCGTGATGAAATGCTTGCAGCATCCGAGTCAGAGCGCAGCAGTGCCGAGCATGCCAGCCGAGTTAAATCGGAGTTTCTGACCACCATGAGCTATGAGCTCAATACGCCCTTGAAAGGCGTCATTGGTTTGCTCAATCACATCGAGAACGAACCTTTAACGGCTACCCAGGCCGACAAGGTGAATACTGCCCGGCAGTCCGTTCAGGATTTGTTAACGGTTATCTCCGACATGTTGGATTATGCGCATCTGGACAGCGGTACCCTGGCGGTAGATTCCAAGCCGTTTGATCTTCGACAACTGTTAACGAATTGCATCGCATCGTATCGGTACGCAGCCGAGCAACAAGAACTGTCGCTTGAGCTTATTTGTTTAGGGGATTGGCCCGAGACGCCAATCGTCATTGGCGATGGGCCACGGGTTCGCCAAGTGTTGAGCGGATTACTCGACAACTCTCTTGAACTCACCACCAACGGGTTTATAACGGTCCTCGCCACATGGGTGACCGTGAACGCGGGCCATGCAACTCTGAGCTGCACGGTAAGGGATTCCAGTTCGAGCATGGGGGAAGCAGGTAACCTGCATAATCCGCACACCCACTCGAGATATGGCGGACCAGGAATTAACTTGTCCCTGGTCCAACGGTTAATCGAGTTGATGGGCGGGCATGTTCACATTGAGTTAGACCTGGGCCAAGGCAACTCTTTCCGATTTGAAATCCCTTTCGATTTGCCCGTTAACTGA
- a CDS encoding ABC transporter substrate-binding protein, with translation MKLGQIVVLWIVTVALSLSWPIGTFAQSKRETAQTVYFASSGNLSLDKYFIDLVVENLGPGFKVKPLPTHSPPSKKNAPIIAIGPKAFERIYRSNPNTVMIGTFVDRQFMDKYATEQNSRITAIYYDVPLLRQALTGKVILPQADKVAILASYVNRNSYGALIEQLSAYGLEGKVFIVADKEQLIPSVIRALSYGDFILGTPDHDIYHPRNIKHILLTAYRRNKILIGPSQAFVKAGAIASSYAPFSAIAEKTASHLIYYRENEVFPAAVYPDAYGVELNEQVARSLNIPLPERPRISEAVDELLEDTLQGVLDD, from the coding sequence TTGAAGCTTGGGCAGATCGTTGTTTTATGGATCGTAACGGTTGCTCTATCACTGAGCTGGCCGATTGGCACATTCGCCCAGTCAAAACGCGAGACAGCCCAAACGGTCTATTTTGCCAGCTCCGGAAACCTCTCTTTGGACAAGTATTTCATCGATCTGGTTGTCGAAAATCTAGGCCCTGGATTTAAGGTGAAGCCACTTCCCACCCATTCTCCACCGTCGAAAAAAAATGCGCCGATTATCGCCATTGGCCCGAAAGCGTTCGAACGTATCTATCGCAGCAACCCAAACACAGTGATGATCGGCACCTTTGTTGACCGCCAGTTCATGGACAAATACGCCACTGAACAAAACTCCCGCATCACGGCGATTTACTACGATGTTCCTTTGTTGCGACAAGCATTGACCGGCAAAGTGATCCTTCCACAGGCTGATAAAGTTGCGATATTGGCAAGCTATGTCAATCGGAACTCCTATGGGGCACTCATCGAGCAGCTGTCCGCTTACGGGCTCGAAGGAAAGGTTTTTATTGTTGCCGATAAAGAGCAGTTGATCCCTTCGGTGATCAGGGCGTTAAGCTATGGCGACTTTATATTGGGGACGCCTGACCATGACATATACCATCCGCGAAACATCAAACACATTCTTCTCACCGCTTATCGTCGCAACAAAATTTTAATTGGCCCCAGCCAGGCGTTCGTTAAAGCAGGGGCCATCGCATCCAGTTACGCTCCGTTCAGCGCCATCGCGGAGAAAACAGCGAGTCACCTGATTTATTATCGTGAGAACGAAGTATTTCCTGCGGCCGTATACCCTGATGCCTATGGAGTCGAGCTCAATGAGCAGGTAGCTCGCTCTCTCAATATCCCACTACCTGAACGTCCTCGGATTTCAGAGGCCGTTGACGAATTACTGGAGGACACACTTCAGGGAGTTCTTGATGACTGA
- a CDS encoding TonB-dependent siderophore receptor, which produces MPETNCVFEPTTQATRQQRLVFKCALSITLSLMAVCSANAAHTEPTFDNALLTYDNDIPEVLTTTRLRQPKTRVPGSTTVITGDQIRDLGIVNLYEVFRLVPGMVVNFVGSHQPVVTYHGTVHYEQRRMQVLVDGRTAHRATLSDMDWETMPVPLELIERIEVARGPNSAAYGINAFLGTINIITRDPADTAGTELRISHGSRDHLRAFGAVGGASQDLDWRLSYEKRKFGGFDYQIDGGEETPFNDGHNINSFSYDGRLKLSPDLNIEVVAGVVDGVKNQDRGKSGVLDPVEHPDIDVRDYYIQSQLNYSTSEHHFFHFLVSVSNFKRLERYGIELGGAAADCLRNAGGPTLYEEDASGDAPCQARTEGETLLEAQINGDYEDTRLEVEFQDTLLFTDDLKLVSGAGFRKDTLRSETYFNGREHDYKSRFFGNLEYTPWPWLTLNAGGNWERSSTTDEDYFSPRLATNFIINEHHAIRLVYSEAVRTPDSFEQNPQTGFTLTDVQPAQYSDLEGRRITIEDAAHSPFLLTLGHDLEEERITSQEISYFGQFPLDTAIFSLEVRGFKDEMRDMVSGVIQLVNWTLGNNVAVDQKGFEVETTLEFPGTALRASYGYLDQDTRYTGAPIIDATGNVDTREQDYQAGLLTRMSVRHSGSLSVIQELASEFKVSSAFYWADEFLRTNNQFERLDVRLAKSFVQPHYTAEIAFTLQHYLNREHELSSDNNIEDHNQFFVEAGVRF; this is translated from the coding sequence ATGCCTGAGACGAATTGCGTGTTCGAACCCACAACCCAGGCGACAAGGCAACAACGTCTCGTCTTCAAATGTGCCCTGTCGATCACTCTTAGCCTCATGGCGGTATGTTCAGCTAACGCTGCGCATACGGAACCGACCTTCGACAATGCACTGTTAACCTATGACAACGATATCCCCGAGGTACTGACGACAACGCGGTTACGGCAACCTAAAACCCGCGTACCGGGAAGTACGACTGTGATCACCGGTGACCAGATCCGCGATTTAGGAATCGTTAATCTGTACGAAGTATTCCGCCTGGTCCCCGGCATGGTCGTTAATTTCGTCGGCAGCCACCAGCCTGTCGTAACCTACCACGGAACGGTGCATTATGAGCAACGGCGCATGCAGGTGCTCGTTGATGGGCGAACCGCCCACCGCGCCACGCTGTCAGATATGGACTGGGAAACCATGCCGGTTCCTCTGGAGCTTATCGAACGTATTGAAGTCGCCAGGGGCCCTAATTCAGCCGCTTACGGTATCAATGCGTTTCTGGGTACCATTAATATCATCACTCGTGATCCGGCGGACACCGCAGGCACTGAGTTACGCATCAGCCATGGTAGCCGGGATCATTTGCGAGCGTTCGGCGCGGTTGGGGGTGCCAGCCAGGATCTCGACTGGCGGTTGTCCTACGAAAAACGAAAATTTGGCGGCTTTGATTACCAGATTGACGGCGGAGAAGAAACTCCGTTCAACGATGGCCATAACATCAATTCATTTTCTTATGATGGGCGTTTAAAACTCAGCCCCGATCTGAATATTGAGGTGGTGGCTGGCGTCGTAGATGGGGTCAAAAACCAGGATCGCGGAAAAAGCGGAGTACTGGACCCGGTAGAACACCCAGATATTGATGTTCGTGACTACTACATTCAATCACAGCTCAACTACAGCACCTCAGAACACCATTTTTTCCATTTTCTCGTAAGTGTCTCTAACTTCAAACGTCTTGAACGGTACGGTATTGAGTTGGGCGGAGCCGCGGCGGACTGCCTCCGCAACGCCGGCGGCCCCACCCTTTACGAAGAAGACGCCAGTGGCGATGCCCCCTGCCAGGCACGAACCGAAGGAGAAACACTTCTAGAAGCCCAGATTAATGGGGACTACGAAGACACCCGTTTAGAGGTAGAGTTTCAGGACACGTTGCTGTTTACCGATGACCTCAAGCTGGTATCCGGTGCGGGCTTCCGCAAAGATACGCTTCGCTCCGAGACCTATTTTAATGGCCGAGAACACGATTATAAGTCCCGTTTCTTCGGTAATTTAGAGTACACGCCATGGCCTTGGCTGACGCTGAATGCCGGCGGAAACTGGGAGCGCTCCAGCACCACCGACGAGGATTATTTCTCCCCTCGGTTGGCGACGAATTTCATTATCAATGAGCACCATGCTATTCGGTTGGTTTATTCAGAGGCTGTGCGCACGCCTGACAGTTTTGAACAGAACCCTCAGACAGGCTTTACGCTGACAGATGTGCAGCCGGCCCAGTATTCCGATCTTGAAGGCAGACGCATCACCATCGAAGATGCGGCACATAGCCCCTTTTTGCTAACCCTCGGCCACGACCTCGAAGAAGAACGTATTACCTCACAAGAAATCAGTTACTTTGGACAGTTTCCCCTCGATACCGCGATTTTCTCGCTCGAAGTTCGTGGCTTTAAGGATGAAATGCGGGATATGGTGAGCGGCGTAATACAGCTCGTAAACTGGACGCTAGGAAACAACGTAGCAGTTGATCAGAAAGGCTTTGAGGTAGAAACAACACTCGAATTCCCCGGTACCGCGTTACGCGCCAGCTACGGATATCTGGACCAGGACACCCGTTACACAGGGGCGCCTATTATTGATGCAACTGGAAACGTTGACACACGCGAGCAAGACTACCAAGCCGGCCTGTTAACCCGTATGTCGGTAAGGCACTCAGGCAGCCTGAGCGTAATTCAGGAGTTGGCCTCGGAGTTTAAAGTTTCATCCGCTTTTTACTGGGCGGATGAATTCCTTAGAACCAATAACCAATTTGAGAGACTCGACGTCCGGCTGGCCAAAAGCTTTGTACAACCGCATTACACCGCTGAAATTGCGTTTACTCTGCAACATTATCTTAACCGTGAACACGAGCTGAGCTCCGACAACAACATAGAAGATCATAACCAGTTCTTCGTGGAAGCAGGTGTCCGGTTTTGA
- a CDS encoding J domain-containing protein → MSCWEILGIEPTGDREEIRQAYERQMKFASAEEARKLDEAYREAAGGEAMVNPVSSPEPRTSEDRQLDANQSQIVREVVIQIKALMNDSGRQQDAGIWKAILCEPPADQLPLRREIGQQLEPWIRPMAENGSLPQPVARFLGEWFEWFSVQEAITEQEQQSPEREESDPRDEIEPLSQTANFWPAVIGWIIGLVILTMIFGGMGVGG, encoded by the coding sequence ATGAGCTGCTGGGAGATTCTGGGTATTGAGCCGACGGGTGACCGCGAAGAGATTCGTCAGGCTTATGAACGCCAGATGAAATTTGCGTCTGCTGAAGAAGCTCGCAAATTGGACGAAGCCTACCGCGAGGCGGCAGGAGGGGAGGCCATGGTTAACCCGGTTTCGTCACCCGAGCCCCGCACCTCAGAGGACCGTCAATTAGACGCCAACCAATCGCAAATTGTGCGAGAGGTCGTTATTCAGATCAAAGCGCTGATGAACGACTCGGGCCGCCAGCAGGATGCAGGTATCTGGAAAGCCATTCTGTGCGAGCCACCCGCGGACCAGCTGCCACTTCGCCGAGAAATTGGTCAACAACTGGAGCCCTGGATTCGCCCGATGGCTGAGAACGGTTCGTTACCCCAGCCTGTGGCCCGTTTTTTGGGCGAATGGTTTGAGTGGTTCAGCGTTCAGGAGGCGATTACTGAACAAGAACAGCAATCGCCTGAGCGTGAGGAGAGTGATCCGCGGGACGAAATAGAACCGCTTTCTCAAACCGCTAACTTTTGGCCAGCGGTTATAGGCTGGATCATCGGATTAGTGATTCTGACCATGATTTTCGGTGGCATGGGCGTTGGCGGCTGA
- a CDS encoding bile acid:sodium symporter family protein, with protein MKFRIDTFTLLLLGAIVLASFLPVTGGAADALATIGTWAVALLFFLHGAALSRQQIIDGATHWRLHILITSLTFVFFPLVVLPINGLSNIIPEWMPKDLGLGFLYLGVLPSAVSSSIAYTAMAKGNVPAAICSAAASNVFGMMLTPFLLLLLVSTSGDGNFSIAEALKDIVFQLLLPFAVGHAMRPWLGGFLGRNESLMSRYDQCVIWIIVYSAFSHSVVSGLWQNLPVQAIVLAIILCFALLGLFMLAATLMVRKFGFSLEDEAAVVFCGSKKSLASGLPMAKVLFSGHPGFGMIVLPIMCYNQIQVIVGAILAQKYRVKIEQASAANAHATENHGQNH; from the coding sequence ATGAAGTTTCGTATTGACACCTTCACGTTGCTGCTTCTGGGTGCGATTGTTTTAGCATCTTTTTTGCCAGTAACCGGCGGAGCTGCTGATGCGCTCGCAACCATCGGCACTTGGGCGGTGGCATTACTGTTTTTTCTTCATGGTGCAGCTCTGTCTCGCCAGCAAATAATTGATGGCGCAACCCACTGGCGCTTGCACATTCTGATCACTTCACTGACCTTCGTTTTCTTCCCGTTAGTGGTTTTGCCGATTAACGGCCTTAGTAACATCATTCCTGAATGGATGCCAAAAGACCTCGGCCTTGGTTTTCTTTATCTGGGTGTGTTGCCGTCCGCTGTATCGTCTTCCATCGCTTATACCGCTATGGCAAAAGGTAACGTCCCGGCCGCCATTTGCAGCGCAGCGGCATCCAATGTGTTTGGCATGATGCTCACGCCCTTTCTGCTGCTTTTACTGGTGTCTACCTCTGGGGATGGCAATTTTTCAATCGCGGAGGCTCTGAAAGACATTGTGTTTCAGCTTTTGTTGCCTTTCGCAGTGGGCCATGCCATGAGGCCTTGGTTGGGCGGATTTCTCGGGCGCAATGAATCTCTTATGTCCCGATACGATCAATGCGTTATCTGGATTATCGTCTACTCTGCCTTTTCGCATTCCGTGGTCAGCGGCCTGTGGCAGAATCTTCCGGTGCAAGCCATCGTGTTGGCGATTATCTTGTGTTTTGCGTTGTTGGGTTTGTTTATGTTGGCGGCGACCTTGATGGTCAGGAAATTCGGATTCAGTCTGGAGGATGAAGCCGCAGTGGTGTTCTGCGGCTCTAAGAAGAGTTTGGCGTCTGGGTTGCCGATGGCCAAAGTGCTGTTTTCCGGACACCCGGGGTTCGGGATGATCGTGTTGCCGATCATGTGCTACAACCAGATCCAGGTGATCGTAGGCGCCATTTTGGCGCAGAAGTACCGGGTTAAGATTGAGCAGGCTTCAGCCGCCAACGCCCATGCCACCGAAAATCATGGTCAGAATCACTAA
- a CDS encoding NAD(P)/FAD-dependent oxidoreductase, producing MTRREQHKPSIIIVGTGFGGIGMAIQLLKAGYTNLTVLEKASKAGGTWRENTYPGAACDVQSHLYSYSFEPKHDWSRKFAPQPEIQGYIEHCIAQYELQPYIRFNKAVTGASFDESDNSWTVTTECGDTYTANVLITATGQLNRPAMPAIPGLDRFQGRTFHSATWDHDFDLSGKRVAVIGTGASAIQFVPEIVPEVSKLDLYQRSAAWVVPKSDRPFTRLEQTLFDKLPIWDRLYRALIYVKNESRALAFTRFRKFLDAVARQAIKEAESQVTDPSKLKRIIPDYQIGCKRILISNDWYPAINKPHLDLITDGISHIDETGIVTTEGHHRPADAIIFATGFRASEYLSPMTITGRDGLLLNDVWSEGAKAFKGITVNGFPNLFMLYGPNTNLAHNSILYMLESQFRYVISAVDALARYPNSAMDVREDRQTRYCSVIQKGLDGTVWDSGCHSWYLDEYGRNTALWPGFTFSYRFATRSVDTADYRFITPDSGN from the coding sequence ATGACTCGGCGTGAACAGCACAAACCCTCCATCATTATTGTTGGTACCGGCTTTGGCGGTATTGGCATGGCCATTCAGCTGCTAAAAGCTGGGTATACCAACCTGACCGTGCTTGAGAAAGCTTCGAAAGCGGGCGGCACCTGGAGAGAAAACACCTATCCCGGTGCAGCATGCGACGTGCAATCCCACCTGTATTCGTATTCCTTCGAACCAAAGCATGACTGGAGTCGGAAATTCGCGCCGCAACCGGAAATTCAGGGTTACATTGAGCATTGTATTGCTCAGTATGAATTACAGCCGTACATCCGCTTCAATAAAGCTGTAACCGGTGCAAGCTTTGACGAATCGGACAATTCATGGACGGTCACGACCGAGTGCGGCGACACCTATACTGCCAACGTGTTAATTACCGCGACGGGGCAACTCAATCGGCCCGCAATGCCAGCCATTCCCGGTTTAGACCGTTTTCAAGGCCGCACCTTTCATTCGGCTACCTGGGATCACGATTTCGATTTGTCAGGCAAACGCGTTGCCGTGATCGGCACGGGCGCCAGTGCCATCCAGTTTGTGCCGGAAATTGTTCCCGAAGTGTCGAAGTTGGATTTGTACCAACGATCGGCCGCGTGGGTTGTTCCCAAATCGGATCGTCCTTTTACCCGGTTAGAACAAACCTTATTTGACAAGCTTCCAATCTGGGACCGGCTATACCGCGCACTGATCTACGTGAAGAACGAGTCCCGAGCCTTGGCCTTCACCCGATTTAGAAAGTTTTTGGACGCTGTTGCCCGCCAAGCCATCAAGGAAGCGGAATCCCAGGTTACGGATCCGTCCAAGCTCAAACGCATCATTCCGGACTATCAAATCGGGTGTAAGCGCATTTTGATTTCCAACGACTGGTATCCTGCGATCAACAAACCTCATCTTGATCTAATTACCGATGGCATATCCCACATTGATGAAACAGGCATCGTGACGACCGAAGGCCATCACAGGCCAGCCGATGCGATCATCTTTGCCACCGGGTTCCGGGCGAGCGAATACTTATCCCCCATGACCATCACAGGGCGTGATGGCCTGTTGCTCAACGATGTCTGGTCAGAGGGTGCCAAGGCTTTCAAAGGCATTACGGTAAACGGCTTTCCAAACCTGTTTATGCTCTATGGTCCGAATACCAACTTGGCCCACAACTCAATTCTCTATATGCTCGAATCTCAATTCAGGTATGTCATCAGTGCAGTGGATGCGTTGGCAAGGTACCCGAACTCGGCTATGGACGTGCGGGAAGATCGTCAAACCCGTTATTGTTCGGTGATTCAGAAGGGGTTGGATGGCACCGTCTGGGACTCCGGTTGTCACTCCTGGTATTTAGACGAATACGGAAGAAACACCGCCCTTTGGCCCGGTTTTACGTTCAGCTACCGATTTGCAACACGCTCCGTAGATACGGCTGATTATAGATTTATCACACCGGATTCCGGCAATTGA
- a CDS encoding sulfate/molybdate ABC transporter ATP-binding protein, translating to MSITIQNINKTFGKFQALNDVSLDIPEGKLTALLGPSGSGKTTLLRIIAGLESSDAGKILFGGEDVSDLHVRDRNIGFVFQHYALFRHLTVAQNIAFGLESLPRKERPSKPEITQRVEKLLEMIQLPQLADRYPSQLSGGQKQRVALARALATQPRILLLDEPFGALDAKVRKDLRRWLRALHDEYHFTSIFVTHDQEEALELSDQVVVMSQGKVEQVDNPAQLYARPDSRFVFDFLGHVNVLSGVVKSQKLVQGDAWVSLPGTKGDQEAQLYLRPHEVQLSRSPSAHARLPLRIQSISLIGSEVRLELAPEGWESLELWETGMNHAEFAQQNPTRGELWYAVPSVGHLFESDSHQPRTVDWHFRDAANASSM from the coding sequence ATGAGCATCACCATCCAGAACATCAACAAAACCTTCGGGAAATTTCAGGCGCTTAACGATGTGTCTTTGGATATTCCGGAAGGTAAATTAACCGCCCTGCTCGGCCCTTCCGGTTCGGGTAAAACGACGCTGTTGCGGATTATTGCCGGTTTGGAATCGTCAGATGCCGGCAAAATTCTGTTTGGCGGAGAAGACGTCAGTGATCTACACGTGCGGGACCGCAACATCGGTTTTGTGTTTCAACACTACGCGCTGTTCCGCCACCTGACGGTTGCGCAGAACATTGCTTTCGGACTGGAATCCTTACCGCGCAAAGAGCGCCCCTCCAAACCGGAAATCACGCAGCGCGTCGAAAAACTGTTGGAAATGATCCAGTTGCCGCAGCTGGCGGATCGTTATCCCTCCCAGCTGTCCGGTGGTCAGAAGCAACGGGTCGCTTTGGCACGAGCCCTCGCGACACAGCCTCGTATTTTGCTTCTCGACGAGCCGTTTGGCGCACTCGATGCCAAAGTCCGAAAAGATTTGCGCCGCTGGCTGCGTGCATTGCACGACGAGTACCACTTCACCAGTATTTTCGTGACTCACGATCAGGAAGAAGCGCTAGAACTGTCCGATCAAGTGGTTGTAATGAGCCAAGGCAAAGTAGAGCAAGTCGATAACCCGGCGCAATTGTACGCTCGCCCGGACAGCCGGTTCGTATTCGATTTCCTTGGGCATGTGAACGTGCTTTCTGGCGTAGTAAAAAGCCAGAAGCTGGTTCAAGGCGATGCCTGGGTATCATTACCCGGCACGAAGGGTGATCAGGAAGCACAGCTGTATCTGCGCCCACATGAAGTTCAGTTGTCGCGCTCGCCTAGCGCCCATGCTCGTCTCCCGTTGCGAATCCAATCCATCAGCTTGATTGGATCGGAAGTTCGACTGGAATTGGCGCCGGAGGGCTGGGAAAGCCTGGAATTATGGGAAACCGGTATGAACCACGCTGAGTTTGCACAGCAAAATCCTACCCGAGGTGAACTCTGGTATGCAGTGCCCAGTGTTGGCCATTTGTTTGAATCGGATAGCCATCAGCCGCGCACGGTAGACTGGCATTTCCGAGACGCGGCGAACGCAAGCAGCATGTAA
- the cysW gene encoding sulfate ABC transporter permease subunit CysW yields MSFHTNRVGDQPWVRRTLIGLAMILTVVFLVIPVVVIFTQALSAGWSTLAGNIMDEYTLHAIGLTLFVALLTVPLNLVFGTALAWSVTRFKFPGRKLLITLIDIPFAVSPVVAGLLYLLLYGRNGWLGGWLSTHDIQLMFAWPGIVMVTVFVTCPFVARELIPLMQQQGSEEEEAGVVLGASGWRIFRKITLPNIKWALIYGVILTNARAVGEFGAVSVVSGNVRGQTNTLPLHVELLYQDYNIVGAFASASLLAAIAILTLVAKAFVEWRQAKSEHSAPETRGV; encoded by the coding sequence ATGTCGTTCCATACGAACCGGGTTGGCGACCAGCCCTGGGTGCGCCGAACGCTAATCGGCTTGGCGATGATTTTAACCGTTGTCTTTCTGGTGATACCGGTTGTGGTGATCTTCACTCAGGCGCTCAGTGCCGGTTGGAGTACCCTCGCCGGTAACATCATGGACGAGTACACCTTGCATGCGATCGGGCTGACCTTGTTCGTGGCATTGCTGACCGTTCCTTTGAATCTGGTCTTCGGCACAGCACTGGCCTGGTCGGTCACGCGGTTCAAGTTCCCCGGTCGCAAACTCCTGATTACTCTGATCGACATTCCGTTTGCCGTATCTCCCGTTGTCGCTGGCCTGCTCTACTTGTTGCTGTACGGCCGAAACGGGTGGCTTGGCGGTTGGCTCAGTACCCACGATATTCAACTCATGTTCGCCTGGCCAGGCATTGTCATGGTCACGGTGTTTGTGACTTGCCCGTTTGTGGCACGAGAGCTGATACCGCTCATGCAACAGCAAGGCAGCGAAGAAGAGGAAGCGGGCGTGGTTCTGGGCGCGTCAGGCTGGCGTATTTTCCGGAAAATCACGCTACCCAATATCAAGTGGGCGCTTATCTACGGGGTGATCCTCACCAACGCACGCGCGGTCGGCGAGTTTGGCGCGGTGTCGGTGGTCTCTGGTAACGTTCGTGGCCAAACCAACACCCTGCCCCTGCACGTTGAACTGCTGTATCAGGATTACAACATCGTCGGGGCATTCGCCAGCGCCTCGTTACTTGCTGCCATTGCGATTCTTACGCTGGTAGCCAAAGCCTTTGTCGAATGGCGACAGGCTAAATCCGAACATTCCGCGCCGGAAACAAGAGGTGTCTGA
- the cysT gene encoding sulfate/thiosulfate ABC transporter permease CysT: MSASAQTSVAPVRRFSSRSKRVLPGFGLSLGISLFFVSLVLLLPLTGLVVETSGMTWDQFVFTITDPRVIESYKVTAWTALAASLFNGVFGLLLAWVLVRYEFPGKRLIDAVVDLPFALPTAVAGITLATLFAQNGWYGQWLDKLGVEVAFTPIGIVVAMAFTSIPFVVRTVQPVLEELSPADEEAAVSLGASDGRVFRKVIFPSLWPALVTGIALSFTRSLGEFGAIIFIAGNTPYVSEVTSLMIFIRLQEYDYAAASAIASMVLLVSLILLFAINVWQSRFLRRLEGR, translated from the coding sequence ATGTCTGCATCTGCTCAAACAAGCGTCGCCCCAGTGCGGCGCTTTTCCAGTCGTAGCAAGCGAGTTCTGCCCGGGTTCGGGTTAAGTCTGGGCATCTCTCTGTTCTTTGTCAGCCTGGTTTTGCTGTTGCCTCTCACCGGGCTGGTGGTTGAAACGTCTGGCATGACCTGGGACCAGTTCGTTTTCACCATCACCGATCCTCGGGTAATCGAATCCTACAAAGTGACCGCATGGACCGCCTTGGCAGCATCGTTGTTTAACGGCGTATTCGGGCTACTGCTCGCTTGGGTTTTGGTGCGCTACGAGTTCCCCGGAAAGCGGTTGATTGATGCCGTTGTGGACCTGCCCTTTGCGTTGCCGACCGCTGTAGCGGGCATCACATTGGCAACACTGTTTGCCCAAAACGGCTGGTACGGCCAGTGGCTTGATAAATTGGGTGTCGAGGTGGCGTTCACGCCCATCGGTATCGTGGTTGCCATGGCATTTACCAGTATTCCGTTTGTTGTACGCACCGTTCAGCCAGTACTTGAAGAACTTTCGCCCGCCGATGAAGAAGCGGCAGTAAGCCTGGGCGCTTCGGATGGCCGTGTGTTCCGCAAAGTGATATTCCCGTCCTTGTGGCCCGCGCTCGTTACCGGCATTGCGTTGTCGTTTACTCGAAGCCTCGGTGAATTCGGCGCGATTATCTTCATAGCGGGCAACACGCCTTACGTCAGCGAAGTAACCAGTCTGATGATCTTTATCCGTTTGCAGGAATACGACTACGCAGCCGCCAGTGCAATCGCGTCTATGGTGTTGCTGGTGTCTTTAATCCTGCTGTTTGCGATTAACGTTTGGCAGAGCCGATTCCTGCGCCGCTTGGAGGGACGATAA